Proteins encoded within one genomic window of Mesobacillus subterraneus:
- a CDS encoding glycosyl hydrolase family 8 produces the protein MKPLKKRINPLNITVIVLGFLFFTGWGVSMFHAEKSNHPTEDFINRLMTNDNHTLATYLQEGSTEDVDLVSGREALSETLGIMMQYALEKNDPLLFKKQYYLLIRYFMNDKGFIYWKLDKNGISNVSTNATVDDLRIIDSLIQAYEMWGTKTYLRTSRLISGYIEAHAIKDNRIVDYYDNELDAKSDTVTLSFIDTKALLSMSKYNFLDQNINQQMIRILAKAPSKNGFYAKSFNIDEYMYLFDEEVNMIDQVLVALNRTRLGMEEHTYIHFLEKEFAKHGKLFGKYNRKLAEPSVVYESPALYALVILFLLENGESEFAVKLYDRLIQFKVDNPWSKHYGGYSIHDQNTHIFDNLLPMIAERKLRNQGLID, from the coding sequence ATGAAACCATTAAAAAAGAGAATCAATCCATTGAATATAACAGTGATTGTATTGGGATTTTTATTTTTTACAGGATGGGGTGTTTCGATGTTTCATGCAGAAAAATCCAATCATCCTACAGAAGATTTTATAAACAGATTGATGACAAATGACAATCATACATTGGCCACATATCTACAGGAAGGTTCAACCGAAGATGTGGATTTGGTAAGTGGTCGAGAAGCGCTTTCGGAAACATTGGGGATTATGATGCAATATGCACTTGAAAAGAATGATCCCTTGTTATTCAAGAAGCAATATTATCTGTTAATCAGGTATTTTATGAACGATAAAGGGTTCATATATTGGAAATTAGATAAGAATGGCATTTCAAATGTATCAACAAATGCAACAGTTGACGACTTAAGGATTATTGATTCATTAATTCAAGCGTACGAAATGTGGGGGACTAAAACTTATTTAAGAACCAGCAGACTTATATCAGGATATATCGAAGCCCACGCAATCAAAGATAATCGAATAGTCGATTATTATGACAATGAATTGGACGCGAAAAGTGACACAGTGACCTTGTCATTTATTGATACAAAAGCATTGCTTTCTATGAGCAAATATAACTTTTTAGATCAAAACATCAATCAGCAAATGATACGTATCCTTGCCAAGGCACCTTCCAAAAACGGGTTTTACGCAAAGTCCTTTAACATTGATGAATATATGTACTTATTTGATGAAGAGGTGAATATGATTGATCAGGTGCTGGTTGCCCTTAACCGCACTAGACTCGGTATGGAGGAACATACGTATATCCATTTTCTTGAAAAAGAATTTGCAAAGCATGGGAAACTGTTTGGGAAGTATAACCGGAAGCTTGCTGAGCCGTCTGTTGTATACGAGTCGCCTGCACTCTATGCGCTCGTCATTTTATTTTTACTGGAGAACGGTGAATCAGAGTTTGCTGTTAAATTGTATGACAGGTTGATCCAATTTAAAGTAGACAATCCCTGGAGCAAGCACTACGGCGGTTATTCCATTCATGATCAAAATACACATATTTTTGATAATCTGCTCCCTATGATAGCTGAAAGGAAGTTAAGAAACCAAGGTTTAATCGACTAA
- a CDS encoding polysaccharide deacetylase family protein: MWIYQFWLNNRMKTIALVLLISSALTVSVKAESDGDPREDNKTVIIYSTESGQITENQRLLDMLVSHFSSNLIMKNAKDLTETDLNKASTLIYYGETADVLPDSLAESIDSFPGTVMAISHNKEQLGKRFGFFKQHQPAAINQLVLVKGNKIRKMEDMRVITAITHNASTEVLVKGMGRGKTYPLFIRNENNYFFSSDRIDSLFSVYLGEVLHDVFNADHERENPAYLRLEDIHPLTDPYVLKEIAVILKKKNIPYIVSVIPVYRDPETGEESRFTDYPEVLDALKFMQKNGGSIIVHGYTHQYKDDETGEGFEFWDVDANMPITVPANETPIVKKRSDFDSEKAYLEHLGKQKAFETDYIKSKVNSAIQEMVGLGLYPLAFEAPHYTMSQSGYEILADHFSTYIGQLQLGDRDWRIMAASPYVSYPSFLHGMKLLPETIGYVEPDNPHAIEEMIEAAKDQLIVRDGYVAGFYHPYLGVERFKDLMEQLEKIPNLSWIDLAKMNNYVGVDNISLTAGVDNDVELSINYFGLLKSSPNYYKPHVKSAVNSTLWMIVAAAGLMVMMFTYYAIRLNIRRARNGGGEFDE, encoded by the coding sequence ATGTGGATTTATCAGTTTTGGCTTAATAACAGGATGAAAACAATCGCCCTAGTTCTTCTCATTAGCTCTGCATTAACTGTCTCTGTTAAGGCTGAATCTGATGGTGACCCTCGCGAAGATAATAAAACAGTAATTATCTATTCAACTGAATCTGGACAGATTACTGAAAATCAAAGGCTTTTGGATATGCTAGTTAGTCATTTTTCAAGCAATCTGATAATGAAAAATGCAAAGGACTTAACAGAAACTGATTTAAATAAAGCATCAACATTAATTTATTATGGAGAAACGGCGGATGTGCTCCCAGATTCTTTAGCAGAATCGATTGACAGCTTTCCTGGGACTGTCATGGCAATTAGCCATAATAAGGAGCAGCTTGGCAAGAGATTTGGATTCTTTAAGCAGCATCAACCAGCGGCTATTAATCAATTAGTTCTGGTCAAAGGAAATAAAATTAGAAAAATGGAGGATATGCGGGTAATCACAGCCATCACTCATAATGCGAGCACCGAGGTGTTGGTAAAAGGAATGGGAAGGGGTAAAACCTATCCATTATTCATTAGAAACGAAAATAATTATTTTTTTTCCTCTGATCGCATTGATTCATTATTTTCCGTTTATCTTGGCGAGGTTCTGCATGATGTTTTCAATGCTGATCATGAAAGAGAAAATCCAGCATATTTAAGATTAGAGGATATCCATCCATTAACTGATCCATATGTGTTAAAAGAAATAGCTGTCATCCTTAAAAAGAAAAACATTCCTTACATTGTGTCGGTAATACCTGTTTATCGTGACCCGGAGACAGGTGAGGAATCCAGATTTACAGATTATCCAGAAGTATTGGATGCTTTGAAATTTATGCAGAAAAATGGCGGAAGCATCATCGTGCATGGCTACACTCATCAATATAAGGATGATGAAACGGGTGAAGGTTTTGAGTTTTGGGATGTGGATGCCAATATGCCAATCACCGTACCAGCAAACGAGACACCTATCGTAAAAAAAAGATCCGATTTTGACAGCGAAAAAGCCTACTTGGAACACCTCGGAAAACAAAAGGCGTTTGAAACGGACTATATTAAATCCAAAGTTAACAGTGCCATACAGGAAATGGTGGGGTTAGGATTATATCCGTTAGCATTTGAGGCTCCTCATTACACAATGTCGCAAAGTGGTTATGAAATTTTAGCTGACCACTTTTCAACTTATATTGGTCAACTTCAGCTGGGAGACAGGGATTGGAGAATCATGGCTGCTTCACCTTATGTATCCTATCCAAGCTTTTTACATGGTATGAAACTGTTGCCTGAAACAATTGGTTATGTGGAACCAGATAATCCCCATGCAATCGAAGAGATGATCGAGGCAGCGAAAGATCAGCTGATTGTCAGGGATGGGTATGTTGCTGGGTTTTATCATCCATATTTGGGAGTAGAACGTTTCAAAGATTTAATGGAACAACTAGAAAAAATTCCAAACCTTTCTTGGATTGATTTAGCAAAAATGAACAATTATGTAGGAGTCGATAATATTTCCCTCACAGCAGGTGTCGATAATGATGTAGAGCTATCGATCAATTATTTCGGCCTTTTGAAAAGTTCGCCCAATTACTATAAACCTCATGTGAAATCAGCTGTTAATTCTACTTTGTGGATGATTGTCGCGGCCGCAGGCCTGATGGTTATGATGTTTACCTATTATGCAATCAGGCTGAATATCAGGAGAGCCAGAAATGGAGGAGGGGAATTTGATGAGTAA
- a CDS encoding STAS domain-containing protein, whose translation MTGITMFDYNSLKILKDEPRTDAAVMLVTMVLTVAIDLMVAVGVGIVMSALIFMKRMSEEGVKIYYKMEHDLKVYTLEGPLYFGVTELIAKTIISDGSPEIVIDLEKVTVVDASGALLLLQLRDQLDERGQKLYLVGNDLDLGGILRKMNIFQKFGPAGHYETLEDILEYKSNKEINAKLLAT comes from the coding sequence ATGACGGGTATCACAATGTTCGATTATAACAGTTTGAAAATCCTCAAAGATGAGCCTCGTACCGATGCAGCAGTCATGCTGGTGACGATGGTTTTAACAGTTGCCATTGACCTGATGGTTGCGGTTGGTGTCGGAATCGTGATGAGTGCGCTGATTTTTATGAAACGAATGAGTGAAGAAGGCGTTAAAATTTATTATAAAATGGAACATGACCTAAAGGTATATACCCTGGAGGGTCCACTTTATTTTGGTGTGACCGAACTGATCGCCAAAACGATTATTTCGGATGGCAGTCCAGAAATCGTTATTGATTTAGAAAAAGTTACTGTTGTAGATGCTTCAGGTGCCTTGCTTTTGCTCCAACTGAGAGATCAATTGGACGAACGAGGACAAAAGCTTTATCTCGTCGGAAATGATTTGGATCTTGGAGGCATTCTAAGGAAGATGAATATATTTCAAAAGTTTGGTCCTGCTGGTCATTATGAAACTCTGGAAGATATTCTGGAGTACAAAAGCAACAAGGAAATCAATGCAAAACTACTAGCTACTTAA
- a CDS encoding DUF5658 family protein — protein MTGLFYYLIIINFFDAVVTWIGLRFELISEMNPLMAAVYELNPLLFFITKLTLSIILLLFILLKKVPGSSLVKSVAVFAAASYTAVFFMHGYWLVQVF, from the coding sequence GTGACGGGTCTCTTTTATTATCTGATAATAATTAATTTCTTTGATGCTGTTGTCACCTGGATTGGGCTTAGATTTGAATTGATCTCCGAAATGAACCCACTCATGGCTGCGGTTTATGAGCTTAATCCTTTATTGTTTTTTATCACCAAGTTGACCCTCTCGATCATCCTTCTATTATTCATCCTGCTTAAGAAAGTTCCTGGTTCCTCCTTGGTTAAAAGTGTAGCAGTATTTGCCGCTGCATCATATACGGCTGTTTTCTTCATGCATGGCTACTGGCTTGTCCAAGTTTTTTGA
- a CDS encoding LPXTG cell wall anchor domain-containing protein, which yields MGYRKSLLKNLGILIFIGFFLVFLLTNVSAEEKELDINTIPNGYLFNVSNIKPGDWMPRDLVIKNDGKQDFKYTAQVVETKSYKGLFEELLLLVKKENYVLFDGKLKDFKGLSPRVLSSGTQETLFFQVTMPYELGNEFQGSAAEAEIIFYAEGLTNTRPSCEEDPSQEGCEEPPGVTPDDPNTQTPDVKDVVVIPKDVNRLPNTGTNNYNLLLVGGVLLGGGSVLLFLNRRRSRRDH from the coding sequence ATGGGTTATAGAAAGAGTCTTTTAAAGAACTTGGGAATATTAATATTTATCGGTTTCTTTCTTGTTTTCTTATTAACAAATGTAAGTGCGGAAGAAAAAGAACTCGACATCAACACCATTCCAAATGGCTATTTATTTAATGTCTCAAACATCAAACCCGGTGACTGGATGCCACGTGATCTAGTCATCAAAAACGATGGCAAACAAGACTTCAAATACACTGCCCAGGTTGTTGAAACGAAGTCTTACAAGGGTCTGTTCGAGGAACTTTTGCTACTTGTCAAAAAAGAAAACTATGTTCTCTTCGACGGCAAGCTAAAGGATTTCAAAGGACTAAGTCCCAGGGTTCTATCCAGTGGGACGCAAGAGACTTTATTTTTCCAGGTTACCATGCCTTATGAGCTGGGGAATGAGTTCCAGGGTTCTGCTGCTGAGGCTGAGATTATTTTTTATGCTGAGGGGCTTACTAATACTCGACCGAGCTGTGAAGAAGATCCATCCCAAGAAGGATGTGAGGAGCCGCCTGGAGTAACTCCAGACGACCCAAATACACAAACGCCTGATGTAAAAGATGTAGTTGTAATTCCTAAGGATGTTAACCGTCTTCCAAATACAGGTACAAATAATTACAATTTACTTCTTGTTGGCGGAGTCCTGTTGGGTGGAGGAAGTGTTCTCCTTTTCCTCAATCGCAGACGAAGCCGCCGAGACCACTGA
- a CDS encoding TasA family protein has translation MSVKKKLGLGVASAALGLSLVGGGTWAAFNDTATINNHFAAGTLNLQVGKSHNKPINFDLSNLKPGDNIQRIFTLDNVGTLAIKEVLMSGRAANFNGNGDSSRDDFLAQFEVDFMKVDSETTQWQPRQDVVTGDFTLADLVNGDVTDIAPAHVKDGKINLASIAGGTDGRIGIPVDPDDKDDVFIQITFKNNLTKKANGEYVQNKFMNDSVNVYFDLEATQWDGVHVDTNHGNGEVNNGVQNSADGSTMPNPRTKGTPVHSTDVED, from the coding sequence ATGTCAGTAAAAAAGAAATTAGGATTAGGCGTAGCATCAGCAGCACTAGGATTATCACTAGTAGGTGGAGGAACTTGGGCAGCATTCAATGATACAGCAACAATTAACAATCACTTTGCTGCTGGGACGTTAAATCTTCAGGTAGGAAAAAGTCATAATAAGCCTATCAACTTTGACTTATCGAATCTGAAGCCTGGTGATAACATTCAACGTATTTTCACATTAGACAATGTTGGTACTCTTGCTATTAAAGAAGTTCTAATGAGTGGACGTGCAGCTAACTTCAATGGAAATGGCGATTCTAGTCGAGATGATTTCTTAGCTCAGTTTGAAGTAGACTTCATGAAAGTGGATTCTGAAACAACCCAATGGCAACCAAGACAAGATGTAGTTACAGGAGACTTCACATTAGCTGATCTTGTGAATGGTGATGTAACAGATATTGCTCCGGCCCATGTGAAAGATGGGAAGATTAACTTGGCATCAATTGCTGGGGGTACTGATGGAAGAATTGGTATTCCTGTAGATCCAGACGATAAGGATGATGTTTTCATTCAAATTACATTTAAGAATAATCTAACTAAAAAAGCCAATGGTGAATATGTACAAAATAAATTTATGAACGATTCTGTAAACGTATACTTTGATTTGGAAGCAACTCAGTGGGATGGAGTACATGTTGATACAAACCATGGCAATGGTGAAGTAAATAACGGTGTTCAAAACTCTGCTGATGGATCAACTATGCCAAATCCAAGAACTAAAGGAACACCTGTACATTCAACTGATGTAGAGGACTGA
- the sipW gene encoding signal peptidase I SipW produces the protein MNAKKVLNIFSSLVTTILFLLLIFMVFVVISSKASGGEPQFLGYQLKTVLSGSMEPTFKTGSIIAVKPVEDPTALKKGDVITYMQQDGNLVTHRVTDVIKQTDQVMYQTKGDNNEDFDSQLVLSQNVVAKYTDVTIPYFGYFIDFAKSSKGIAIMLILPGILLLGYSGITIWSALKEIDAKTSNSEEKTA, from the coding sequence ATGAATGCTAAAAAAGTCCTCAATATATTTAGTAGTCTTGTAACGACCATATTGTTCCTGCTGCTGATCTTCATGGTTTTTGTTGTCATATCATCCAAAGCATCCGGTGGAGAGCCACAGTTTTTGGGCTATCAGTTGAAAACAGTATTATCAGGATCAATGGAACCAACCTTTAAAACAGGTTCAATTATAGCAGTTAAACCAGTTGAGGATCCAACAGCCTTAAAGAAGGGTGATGTTATCACCTATATGCAGCAAGATGGGAATCTAGTAACTCATAGAGTTACAGATGTAATTAAACAAACAGATCAAGTGATGTACCAAACGAAAGGTGATAACAACGAAGATTTCGATTCTCAACTAGTACTATCTCAAAATGTTGTAGCTAAATATACTGATGTCACAATTCCTTACTTTGGATATTTTATAGATTTCGCTAAGTCAAGTAAGGGTATAGCCATCATGCTGATTCTTCCAGGTATCCTGCTGTTAGGTTACTCAGGAATCACAATTTGGTCAGCGCTAAAAGAGATTGATGCAAAAACTTCTAATAGTGAAGAAAAGACAGCTTAA
- a CDS encoding fibronectin type III domain-containing protein — protein sequence MIAAKIVALWYLLILSGSYLSADTGAYFNDVETISEKIGAAENYCADPDWAKEHHQYCKDNAGLGNGCEAGDDCDSEKGEDEDNPGHNRESCGDHTSAPCSEGSKITNIKISQTSNTITLTWTNPNDNKFKSIKIYRDQEPAPISENITNGQFEDAGLSPNTKYTYYIVEVNKKGENLGTAIFEATTSSVEETEKPKSEEKSTEPEEDINVPEEETKKTEEDKQPPDEVTNAQASEIGNSGKVEFYWVTPANQDFSHIRIYRDNELIADNLKTNMYTEQVTDKNHIYKVTTVDTSGNESPGLPIEVTWHK from the coding sequence TTGATTGCAGCCAAGATTGTAGCCCTATGGTATTTATTGATTCTTTCAGGTTCTTACCTTTCAGCAGATACCGGAGCTTATTTTAACGATGTAGAAACAATCAGCGAAAAGATAGGCGCTGCAGAGAACTATTGTGCAGATCCAGATTGGGCAAAAGAGCATCATCAGTACTGTAAAGATAATGCAGGTTTAGGTAATGGCTGTGAAGCTGGAGATGACTGTGATTCTGAAAAGGGAGAGGATGAAGATAATCCTGGTCACAATCGCGAATCTTGCGGTGATCATACCAGTGCCCCTTGTTCAGAAGGCAGCAAGATAACCAATATAAAAATTTCCCAGACCAGCAACACTATCACATTAACTTGGACTAATCCTAATGACAATAAATTTAAGTCTATTAAGATATACAGAGATCAAGAGCCTGCTCCAATTTCAGAAAATATCACAAATGGTCAGTTTGAAGATGCAGGGTTATCACCGAATACGAAATATACTTATTACATTGTAGAAGTGAATAAAAAGGGTGAAAATCTCGGAACGGCTATTTTTGAAGCTACTACAAGTTCTGTAGAGGAAACTGAAAAGCCAAAATCTGAAGAGAAATCAACAGAACCAGAAGAAGATATAAATGTTCCAGAAGAGGAAACAAAAAAAACGGAAGAAGACAAACAGCCCCCGGATGAAGTAACGAATGCACAGGCGTCAGAAATTGGGAACAGCGGTAAAGTTGAGTTTTATTGGGTAACACCAGCAAATCAAGATTTTAGCCATATAAGAATTTACAGAGATAACGAGTTAATTGCAGACAATCTAAAGACAAATATGTACACAGAACAGGTTACTGATAAGAACCACATATATAAAGTAACAACTGTAGATACTTCCGGAAATGAATCACCAGGATTACCTATCGAAGTTACTTGGCATAAATAA
- a CDS encoding acyl-CoA dehydrogenase family protein encodes MNFYQEEPQFRGLLKGLLDEEFFAYAERELHDFGEKCANEIDQRARFTDREGQPKLIKFDAYGEDISEVWVNDGYRKTVEDSYNTGIVGYVHKDIPELGRRGNYIYSYAQGYLLSQTEAGFYCPVTLTMATAYLLDQYASPEVKGKFLPHVISTGETTLYEGATFLTERQGGSDVGANVVKAVQTKEGYQLFGEKYFASNAGMCGVAMVLARKEGTPSGTKGLTLFAVPWRKEDGKLNGIKIRRLKDKLGVKAVPSAEVEFDGAEAFVVGDPAKGFYYMMEALNLSRVCNTVASLGIMRRAYREAREYALKRDAFGKKLADFPMIKDSLVKMAVKLEVETRTVFKYLPLFEKVMRNEPGVSEKDIVLNRLYIALLKKETAEQAVHFAHEAIEMHGGNGYIEDFVTPRLLRDAQVLTVWEGTANILGLEVLRLMEKFNAGELFLEEMNERIAGMEGENVNQVRGGIEQLEKLLESLQTASHDHKTFHSKRAAELMVKVFESVNALEYAAGGDERAEKVMEIYIEESWKSGHEFIDQLKTVNYFHEIVNESLPQEKSLVK; translated from the coding sequence ATGAATTTTTACCAGGAAGAACCGCAGTTTCGTGGATTGTTGAAGGGGTTATTGGATGAAGAATTTTTTGCGTACGCAGAAAGGGAACTGCACGACTTTGGAGAAAAATGCGCCAACGAAATCGACCAGCGAGCCAGGTTCACCGACCGCGAAGGACAGCCAAAGCTGATTAAATTCGATGCCTATGGCGAGGATATCTCCGAAGTATGGGTGAATGACGGATACAGGAAAACAGTCGAGGACTCTTATAATACCGGGATTGTTGGTTATGTTCATAAGGATATTCCCGAATTGGGGCGTCGCGGGAATTATATCTATTCTTACGCACAGGGTTATCTGCTGTCTCAAACCGAGGCCGGCTTTTACTGTCCCGTCACTCTGACAATGGCCACCGCTTATTTATTGGACCAGTACGCATCTCCAGAAGTAAAAGGAAAATTCCTGCCTCATGTTATATCAACAGGAGAAACAACATTATACGAAGGCGCAACCTTCCTGACCGAACGCCAGGGTGGATCCGACGTCGGCGCAAATGTGGTGAAGGCAGTTCAGACGAAGGAGGGCTACCAACTTTTTGGTGAAAAATACTTCGCCTCTAATGCAGGAATGTGCGGAGTTGCGATGGTTTTAGCAAGAAAAGAAGGAACACCATCCGGCACAAAAGGCCTGACTTTGTTCGCCGTTCCGTGGCGCAAAGAAGACGGAAAACTGAACGGCATCAAGATTCGTAGATTAAAAGACAAACTGGGTGTAAAGGCAGTCCCATCCGCCGAAGTCGAGTTCGACGGAGCAGAAGCATTTGTCGTAGGAGATCCAGCAAAAGGCTTCTATTACATGATGGAAGCACTGAACCTCTCCCGCGTCTGCAACACCGTCGCCTCACTCGGCATCATGCGCCGAGCCTACCGCGAAGCAAGGGAATACGCACTGAAGAGGGACGCCTTCGGCAAGAAACTCGCCGATTTTCCAATGATCAAAGACTCATTGGTTAAAATGGCTGTAAAACTAGAAGTCGAAACCCGAACCGTGTTTAAGTATCTTCCACTGTTCGAAAAAGTCATGAGGAATGAACCAGGAGTAAGCGAAAAAGATATCGTATTGAATCGACTCTACATTGCCCTACTCAAAAAAGAAACTGCAGAACAAGCTGTCCACTTTGCACACGAAGCCATCGAAATGCACGGTGGGAATGGATATATCGAAGACTTTGTCACCCCGAGGTTATTGAGGGATGCGCAGGTGTTGACCGTGTGGGAAGGGACAGCCAATATCCTCGGACTTGAAGTATTGCGGTTGATGGAGAAGTTTAATGCTGGGGAATTATTTTTGGAGGAGATGAATGAGCGAATTGCTGGGATGGAGGGAGAGAATGTTAACCAAGTGCGCGGGGGAATAGAACAGCTCGAGAAACTGCTAGAGTCACTGCAGACAGCATCTCATGATCATAAGACATTTCACTCAAAGCGGGCAGCGGAATTGATGGTGAAAGTCTTTGAGAGTGTGAATGCGTTGGAATATGCCGCAGGTGGAGATGAGCGGGCAGAGAAGGTTATGGAAATTTATATAGAAGAAAGTTGGAAATCTGGACATGAATTCATCGATCAGTTAAAGACAGTGAATTATTTTCATGAAATTGTTAACGAATCCTTACCACAAGAAAAATCCTTGGTAAAATAA
- a CDS encoding MerR family transcriptional regulator, translating to MYSISDLAEEFGVTTRTIRYYEELGLLKPSRTEGGRRIYSGSDLARLKLVLRGKRFGFSLEEIKEMVLLFDEDRTGEKQLKRTIKYGEEKLVEVNERIAELVEIKEEIERLMTEFKGRLNE from the coding sequence ATGTATTCGATTTCTGATTTGGCCGAGGAGTTTGGAGTTACAACAAGGACGATTCGCTACTATGAAGAGCTTGGTTTATTAAAACCATCCCGTACAGAAGGCGGTCGACGCATTTATTCTGGCAGCGACTTAGCAAGGCTAAAACTCGTTCTTCGCGGAAAAAGGTTCGGTTTTTCGCTCGAGGAGATTAAGGAAATGGTTTTGCTATTCGATGAGGATCGCACTGGAGAAAAGCAGCTGAAGCGAACAATCAAGTATGGGGAAGAGAAGCTCGTTGAAGTGAATGAAAGAATAGCCGAACTAGTTGAAATCAAAGAAGAAATCGAAAGACTGATGACTGAATTTAAAGGGAGGCTAAATGAATGA
- a CDS encoding M23 family metallopeptidase encodes MHAGIDIADESPDAVVVAAASGTVIRSYYSATYGNCVLITHKINDKTFTTLYAHLEKSTVTTGQSISKGEVLGYMGNTGDSRGKHLHFEIHEGKWNYEKSNSVNPLQYVKK; translated from the coding sequence CTGCATGCCGGGATAGATATCGCTGACGAATCCCCGGATGCCGTCGTTGTTGCTGCTGCTTCTGGAACCGTCATCCGCTCTTATTATTCTGCTACATATGGAAATTGCGTCTTGATCACACACAAAATCAACGACAAGACATTCACCACCCTTTATGCCCACTTGGAAAAAAGTACAGTCACAACCGGGCAGTCCATCAGTAAAGGCGAGGTACTCGGCTACATGGGCAACACAGGTGACAGCAGGGGCAAACATCTCCACTTTGAAATCCATGAAGGCAAGTGGAACTATGAAAAATCAAACAGCGTCAATCCGCTGCAATATGTGAAAAAATAA
- a CDS encoding murein hydrolase activator EnvC family protein yields the protein MKKTGSLMLAIGIVMIVGQPAAANELLEIRDKRLDLKQDVLEKESHIEALGKDEQSYLAELKSLDDEVAEVNQKVRNLNNALNASEKTIAEMKKQINNLSGRISHREQLIKERLRTMQSQNGLSMYVDLIFDSKSLSQLFDTATVISTIIKADKDLLAKHHADQQALKNQEQDLQRKKISLENDHQEMQSLKDELQKKTDEKQELLDSIQKEKQTNKSELMDMYEIYVNLASQEIAILKENQRVEYHSDKPENVFIMPAEGELTSGYGA from the coding sequence GTGAAAAAAACTGGGAGTTTAATGCTTGCGATTGGGATTGTAATGATAGTGGGACAGCCTGCTGCAGCGAACGAACTATTAGAAATAAGGGACAAGCGATTGGATCTCAAGCAAGACGTTTTAGAAAAGGAAAGCCACATTGAAGCACTGGGTAAAGATGAACAAAGTTACCTTGCAGAGTTAAAGTCATTGGATGATGAAGTGGCTGAGGTTAACCAGAAAGTTCGTAATCTCAACAATGCCCTTAATGCCTCTGAAAAAACGATCGCTGAAATGAAAAAACAAATCAATAATCTAAGTGGCAGAATCTCACATCGTGAACAGCTTATCAAAGAACGCCTGCGAACCATGCAGTCCCAGAACGGATTGAGCATGTATGTGGATTTGATATTCGACTCCAAGAGCCTCTCACAACTTTTCGATACAGCGACTGTCATAAGCACAATCATTAAAGCTGACAAAGACTTGTTGGCGAAACATCATGCTGATCAGCAAGCATTGAAGAACCAAGAACAAGATTTGCAGAGGAAAAAAATTTCATTAGAAAATGACCACCAGGAAATGCAATCGTTAAAAGATGAGCTGCAAAAAAAAACCGATGAAAAGCAAGAATTGCTTGATTCAATTCAGAAAGAGAAACAGACTAACAAATCCGAGCTCATGGACATGTATGAAATCTATGTCAATCTCGCATCCCAGGAGATTGCGATTTTAAAAGAAAACCAGAGAGTAGAGTATCATTCCGACAAACCTGAGAATGTGTTTATCATGCCAGCCGAAGGCGAACTGACTTCAGGTTACGGGGCCTAG